In Planctomycetia bacterium, the following are encoded in one genomic region:
- the gcvT gene encoding aminomethyltransferase yields the protein MMQSLLQTPLAGWHESHGGRMVDFAGWRMPVQYASIVEEHVAARTAAGMFDVSHMGRLAVTGPAARAWLESLLTRRVADMDAGRVRYTLVTCDDEPAAILDDALVLREADAADGTPRLSLVVNASNRERVVAWLRERLPAAGVDLVDRTFETAMIAVQGPLAIDIVCGLCAADDGARIRSLRNYTATTATVAGARAAIGRTGYTGEDGVEIVVDAAAAVRVWEAIHAAGLPHGLRACGLGARDTLRLEAGMPLYGHELLPDSDPFAIGLDLAVQLTHPDGSPRDFPGAARFRRLRATPPARVRVGLVCAVKRPARDGSAVLRGGVEIGRVTSGSFCPTLGTAASMALVEREAAAAGTSLDVVIRDAVQPARVVPLPFYSRPRG from the coding sequence ATGATGCAATCGCTCCTCCAGACGCCGCTCGCCGGCTGGCACGAGTCCCACGGCGGCCGGATGGTCGACTTCGCCGGCTGGCGCATGCCGGTGCAGTACGCCTCGATCGTCGAGGAGCACGTCGCTGCCCGGACCGCCGCGGGGATGTTCGACGTTTCGCACATGGGGCGGCTGGCGGTGACCGGCCCGGCGGCCCGCGCGTGGCTCGAATCCCTGCTCACGCGCCGCGTGGCCGACATGGACGCGGGCCGCGTCCGCTACACGCTCGTGACCTGCGACGACGAGCCGGCCGCGATCCTCGACGACGCCCTCGTCCTCCGCGAGGCGGACGCGGCCGATGGCACTCCCCGGCTGTCGCTCGTCGTCAACGCGAGCAACCGCGAACGGGTGGTCGCCTGGCTGCGTGAGCGCCTGCCGGCCGCGGGCGTGGACCTTGTCGATCGCACGTTCGAGACCGCGATGATCGCCGTGCAGGGGCCGCTGGCGATCGACATCGTCTGCGGGCTGTGTGCCGCAGACGACGGGGCCCGGATCCGCAGCCTGCGGAACTACACCGCCACGACCGCCACCGTGGCCGGCGCCCGCGCCGCGATCGGCCGCACCGGCTACACGGGTGAGGATGGTGTCGAGATCGTGGTCGATGCGGCTGCCGCTGTCCGCGTCTGGGAGGCGATTCACGCCGCCGGTCTGCCGCATGGGCTGCGGGCCTGCGGTCTCGGCGCTCGCGACACGCTCCGGCTGGAGGCGGGCATGCCCCTCTATGGCCACGAACTGCTCCCCGACAGCGACCCGTTCGCGATCGGTCTCGACCTGGCGGTGCAGCTGACGCATCCCGACGGCAGCCCGCGCGACTTTCCCGGTGCGGCCCGGTTCCGCCGCCTCCGGGCCACCCCCCCGGCCCGCGTCCGGGTCGGGCTCGTCTGCGCGGTGAAGCGGCCGGCCCGCGACGGGAGCGCGGTCCTGCGGGGCGGCGTCGAGATCGGCCGCGTCACGAGCGGAAGCTTCTGCCCCACGCTCGGAACGGCGGCGTCGATGGCCCTCGTCGAGCGGGAGGCGGCGGCCGCCGGCACGTCCCTCGACGTCGTCATCCGCGACGCGGTCCAGCCGGCACGCGTCGTCCCCCTTCCCTTCTACTCGCGGCCGCGCGGCTGA
- the rnr gene encoding ribonuclease R: protein MPKKKHSAPAGGRRPPATPRPRAAARADDVVGVFKRAAAGHGFVRPAGAVDATQDIRVPAPATADAATGDTVRVRLTKSRDIRRPGPAGEIVEIVKRRTTRFVGSYFEAAGSGWVQIDGTGFARPVAVGDPGARGVRADDKVVVELVRFPGHLRDGEGVIVEVLGRAGDVGVDTQTVIHEFGLPGAFPEAALDDARRQAERFDETVAADRRDLTGQTVVTIDPVDARDFDDAISLERIDRGHWLLGVHIADVSHFVREGSPLDQEARQRGTSVYLPDRVIPMIPEIVSNNLASLQPDKVRYVRTCWIEFTPEGVPVHAEVEPAAIRSARRFTYEEVDVFLADPATTAVVMTPAVRALLGRMRDLARLLRSRRVARGSLELHMPEVKIDLDRDGRVAGAHVVENTESHRIIEEFMLAANEAVAARLAAAGAGFLRRIHPQPDPRKLRQLTEFVRELGFDVESLESRFELQRLLDAARGLPEEHAVHYAVLRSLSRAVYGPQEDGHYALASDCYCHFTSPIRRYPDLAVHRALAAVAAGRRPPQDGLVQLGADCSDLERRAEAAERELVKLKLLHFLSGRIGTEMDAVVTGVEAFGLFVQGLGIPAEGLVPLEALPDDFYRHDRTAHTLSGRRPGSTFRLGDRVRVAVARVDLDRRELDFRLVVPGGRRGAGPGRRLVKRPRPGAGRKRR, encoded by the coding sequence ATGCCGAAGAAGAAACATTCCGCGCCGGCCGGCGGCCGCCGGCCGCCCGCCACCCCCCGCCCGCGGGCGGCAGCCCGCGCCGACGACGTCGTCGGCGTCTTCAAGCGGGCCGCCGCCGGCCACGGGTTCGTGCGGCCCGCCGGGGCGGTCGACGCCACCCAGGACATCCGCGTGCCCGCGCCGGCGACGGCAGACGCGGCCACGGGTGACACCGTCCGCGTCCGGCTCACGAAGTCCCGCGATATCCGGCGGCCGGGGCCCGCCGGCGAGATCGTTGAGATCGTGAAGCGCCGCACCACCCGGTTCGTCGGCTCCTACTTCGAGGCCGCCGGAAGCGGCTGGGTGCAGATCGACGGCACAGGCTTCGCCCGGCCGGTGGCCGTGGGCGATCCCGGCGCCCGAGGCGTGCGGGCCGACGACAAGGTGGTGGTCGAACTCGTCCGCTTTCCCGGCCACCTGCGCGACGGCGAGGGGGTGATCGTCGAGGTCCTCGGCCGGGCCGGCGACGTCGGCGTCGACACGCAGACGGTGATCCACGAGTTCGGCCTGCCCGGGGCGTTTCCCGAGGCCGCGCTCGACGATGCCCGGCGGCAGGCGGAGCGGTTCGACGAGACGGTGGCGGCGGATCGACGCGACCTGACCGGGCAGACGGTCGTGACCATCGACCCGGTCGATGCCCGCGACTTCGACGACGCCATCTCGCTGGAGCGGATCGACCGCGGCCACTGGCTGCTCGGCGTCCACATCGCCGACGTCTCACACTTCGTTCGCGAGGGTTCGCCGCTCGACCAGGAGGCGCGGCAGCGCGGCACGAGCGTCTACCTGCCCGACCGGGTGATTCCGATGATCCCCGAGATCGTCTCCAACAACCTCGCCAGCCTGCAGCCGGACAAGGTCCGCTACGTGCGGACCTGCTGGATCGAGTTCACGCCCGAGGGCGTGCCCGTCCACGCCGAGGTCGAGCCGGCCGCCATCCGCAGCGCCCGCCGCTTCACCTACGAGGAGGTGGACGTGTTCCTCGCCGATCCGGCCACGACCGCCGTGGTGATGACGCCCGCGGTGCGGGCCCTGCTCGGCCGGATGCGCGATCTGGCCCGCCTGCTCCGGTCGCGCCGCGTCGCCCGCGGGTCGCTCGAGCTCCACATGCCGGAGGTGAAGATCGACCTCGACCGCGACGGCCGCGTGGCGGGGGCACACGTGGTCGAGAACACCGAGAGCCACCGGATCATCGAGGAGTTCATGCTCGCCGCCAACGAGGCGGTCGCCGCCCGGCTCGCCGCGGCGGGGGCCGGCTTCCTGCGCCGCATCCACCCACAGCCCGACCCGCGCAAGCTCCGCCAGCTCACGGAGTTCGTTCGCGAACTCGGCTTCGACGTCGAGTCGCTGGAGAGCCGGTTCGAGCTGCAGCGGCTCCTCGACGCGGCCCGCGGCCTGCCGGAGGAGCACGCCGTGCACTACGCCGTGCTGCGCAGCCTGTCGCGGGCCGTGTATGGGCCGCAGGAGGACGGCCACTACGCCCTGGCGAGCGACTGCTACTGCCACTTCACCTCGCCGATCCGGCGCTACCCCGACCTCGCCGTGCATCGCGCGCTCGCGGCTGTCGCCGCCGGCCGCAGGCCGCCGCAGGACGGTCTCGTGCAGCTCGGCGCCGACTGCTCCGACCTCGAGCGCCGGGCGGAGGCGGCGGAGCGGGAGCTCGTGAAGCTCAAGCTGCTTCACTTCCTTTCCGGCAGGATCGGCACGGAGATGGACGCCGTGGTCACGGGCGTGGAGGCCTTCGGCCTGTTCGTCCAGGGGCTCGGCATCCCGGCCGAAGGGCTCGTGCCGCTGGAGGCCCTGCCAGACGACTTCTATCGCCACGATCGTACCGCGCACACGCTCTCCGGCCGCCGGCCCGGTTCGACCTTCCGGCTCGGCGACAGGGTGCGGGTGGCCGTCGCCCGCGTCGATCTCGACAGGCGGGAGCTCGACTTCCGGCTCGTGGTGCCGGGGGGGCGGCGCGGGGCCGGTCCTGGACGGCGCCTGGTCAAGCGGCCACGGCCCGGCGCAGGCCGCAAGCGGCGCTGA
- the proS gene encoding proline--tRNA ligase encodes MPETAIQPTRAQDYPEWYQQVVRAAELAEQSPVRGCMVIKPHGYAIWERMQGILDGMFKATGHQNAYFPLFIPLSYLEQEAKHVEGFAKECAVVTHHRLELGPDGRLIPTGKLEEPLVVRPTSETIIGATYAKWVQSWRDLPILVNQWANVVRWEMRPRVFLRTTEFLWQEGHTAHATSAEAVEETLRMLDVYATFAERDLAMPVIKGPKPAGERFPGAVDTFSIEAMMQDGKALQAGTSHFLGQNFARAQGIKFADKSGVEEFCWTTSWGVSTRLIGAVIMTHSDDDGLVLPPRIAPQHVVLLPIHRSDEERAAVLAACEKLQAELAAVRFAGEPVRAKIDARDLRGGDKVWQHVKQGVPLRVEIGPRDLAAGTASLTRRDRGPKERTAVPLAEFAARAPAILEEIQHGLFARAQAFRDERSVTLGTSGAVLEYFGAGEGGTAKTGFARVHVADDAAVTAALDPLKVTVRCVPMEGPDESGTCVFTGRPVARPSILARAY; translated from the coding sequence ATGCCCGAGACCGCCATCCAGCCGACCCGCGCCCAGGACTACCCGGAGTGGTACCAGCAGGTCGTCCGCGCCGCCGAGCTCGCCGAGCAGTCTCCGGTCCGAGGCTGCATGGTGATCAAGCCGCACGGCTACGCCATCTGGGAGCGGATGCAGGGGATCCTCGACGGGATGTTCAAGGCCACCGGCCACCAGAACGCCTACTTTCCCCTGTTCATTCCCCTCTCCTACCTGGAGCAGGAGGCGAAGCACGTCGAGGGCTTCGCCAAGGAGTGCGCCGTCGTCACCCACCATCGCCTGGAACTTGGCCCCGACGGCCGGCTGATCCCCACGGGCAAGCTGGAGGAGCCGCTCGTCGTCCGTCCGACGAGCGAGACGATCATCGGCGCCACCTACGCGAAGTGGGTGCAGTCGTGGCGCGACCTGCCGATCCTCGTCAACCAGTGGGCCAACGTCGTCCGCTGGGAGATGCGGCCCCGGGTCTTCCTGCGGACGACGGAGTTCCTCTGGCAGGAGGGGCACACCGCGCACGCCACCAGTGCGGAGGCGGTCGAGGAGACGCTGCGCATGCTCGACGTCTACGCGACGTTCGCCGAGCGCGACCTCGCCATGCCGGTGATCAAGGGTCCGAAGCCGGCTGGCGAGCGGTTTCCGGGGGCCGTCGACACGTTCTCGATCGAGGCGATGATGCAGGACGGCAAGGCGCTGCAGGCCGGCACGTCGCACTTCCTCGGCCAGAACTTCGCCCGCGCCCAGGGGATCAAGTTCGCCGACAAGAGCGGGGTCGAGGAGTTCTGCTGGACGACGTCGTGGGGCGTTTCGACGCGGCTCATCGGCGCCGTGATCATGACCCACTCCGACGACGACGGCCTCGTGCTGCCGCCCCGGATCGCGCCGCAGCATGTCGTCCTCCTGCCAATCCACCGCAGCGACGAGGAGCGCGCGGCCGTCCTCGCGGCCTGTGAAAAACTCCAGGCGGAACTGGCCGCCGTCCGTTTCGCCGGCGAGCCGGTGCGGGCGAAGATCGACGCCCGCGACCTGCGCGGCGGCGACAAGGTCTGGCAGCACGTCAAGCAGGGGGTGCCGCTGCGGGTCGAGATCGGGCCGCGCGACCTGGCGGCCGGCACGGCGAGCCTGACCCGCCGCGACCGGGGACCGAAGGAGCGGACGGCCGTGCCGCTGGCCGAGTTCGCCGCCCGGGCGCCGGCGATCCTCGAGGAGATCCAGCACGGACTCTTCGCCCGGGCGCAGGCGTTTCGCGACGAGCGGTCGGTCACACTGGGGACGAGCGGCGCGGTGCTCGAGTATTTCGGGGCGGGGGAGGGGGGCACGGCAAAAACCGGGTTCGCCCGGGTCCACGTCGCGGACGATGCCGCGGTGACGGCCGCGCTCGACCCGCTCAAGGTGACGGTCCGGTGCGTTCCCATGGAGGGTCCCGATGAATCCGGCACCTGCGTGTTCACGGGGCGGCCCGTGGCGCGACCGAGCATCCTCGCCCGGGCCTACTGA
- the rpsH gene encoding RNA polymerase sigma factor, which yields MARDDDCLPEEAANDAALAVLAARGCTGSFAVLTARHHVAIVHYARRVLARRGGPRAGCDAEDVAQETFLRAWRELGRYDPRYTFSTWLFTIGRRACINHLRGERRHADRLSRAARDRETDHAASVSGDETAGGAANSLWELAARTLSERQFTALWLRYVEEMPAAGIARVLASTTVGARLTLMRARRRLETEMRSAAVGSADRTAAVTPVPIPLLRPLPPPAS from the coding sequence ATGGCCCGGGACGACGACTGCCTGCCGGAGGAGGCCGCGAACGACGCTGCCTTGGCGGTTCTGGCCGCTCGGGGCTGCACCGGCAGTTTCGCGGTCCTGACCGCCCGGCACCACGTGGCGATCGTCCACTACGCGCGGCGCGTGCTCGCCCGGCGCGGTGGTCCGCGAGCCGGGTGCGATGCGGAGGACGTCGCCCAGGAGACGTTCCTCAGGGCGTGGCGCGAGCTGGGACGCTACGACCCGCGGTACACGTTTTCGACATGGCTGTTCACGATCGGCAGGCGGGCGTGCATCAACCATCTGCGCGGCGAGCGCCGGCATGCCGACCGGCTCAGCCGCGCGGCCCGGGATCGGGAGACGGATCACGCTGCATCGGTCAGCGGCGACGAGACGGCCGGGGGGGCGGCGAATTCGCTCTGGGAACTCGCGGCCCGCACCCTGTCGGAGCGGCAGTTCACGGCGCTCTGGCTGCGATACGTGGAGGAGATGCCGGCGGCCGGGATCGCCCGCGTGCTGGCGAGCACGACCGTCGGCGCCCGGCTCACCCTGATGCGGGCGCGGCGTCGACTGGAGACCGAAATGCGGTCCGCCGCGGTCGGCTCTGCCGACCGAACGGCCGCCGTGACGCCCGTTCCCATCCCCTTGCTGCGTCCCCTGCCACCACCGGCTTCCTGA
- a CDS encoding putative transcriptional regulatory protein, whose amino-acid sequence MAGHSHWANIARKKSLIDAKRGKLWSKLAKAIIVAAKHGGADPDANLRLRYAIDAAKAVSMPKDNIQRAIKTGTGELKGGDLEESLYEGYGAGGVAVLCEILTDNKNRTAPEIRKIFEICGGKLGGTGCVAYLFQRKGVVRVPQAACAEDRLMEIAVEAGADDVKLSGDRWEVVCEPASMAAVLDVLQQAGIAVDSNEIVRIPTNSVDVEDADTARKVLDLMERLDDHDDVQSVAANFNIPDEALAQLG is encoded by the coding sequence GTGGCCGGACATTCCCACTGGGCCAACATCGCCCGCAAGAAGTCGCTGATCGACGCCAAGCGCGGCAAGCTGTGGAGCAAGCTTGCCAAGGCGATCATCGTGGCGGCCAAGCATGGCGGGGCGGACCCGGACGCGAACCTGCGCCTGCGGTATGCGATTGATGCCGCCAAGGCGGTGAGCATGCCCAAGGACAACATCCAGCGGGCGATCAAGACCGGCACCGGCGAACTCAAGGGGGGCGACCTCGAGGAGTCGCTCTACGAGGGCTACGGCGCCGGCGGCGTGGCCGTGCTCTGCGAGATTCTCACCGACAACAAGAACCGCACCGCGCCGGAGATTCGCAAGATCTTCGAGATCTGTGGCGGCAAGCTCGGGGGCACGGGCTGCGTGGCCTATCTGTTTCAGCGCAAGGGGGTCGTCCGCGTGCCGCAGGCGGCGTGTGCGGAGGACCGGCTGATGGAGATCGCGGTCGAGGCGGGGGCCGACGACGTGAAGTTGTCCGGCGACCGCTGGGAGGTGGTCTGCGAGCCGGCCTCGATGGCCGCGGTCCTCGACGTCTTGCAGCAGGCCGGCATTGCGGTCGACTCCAACGAGATCGTGCGGATCCCGACGAATTCGGTGGACGTCGAGGACGCCGACACGGCCCGCAAGGTGCTCGACCTGATGGAGCGGCTCGACGACCATGACGACGTGCAGAGCGTGGCCGCGAACTTCAACATCCCGGACGAGGCGCTGGCCCAACTGGGCTGA